The genomic stretch CATGACCCCCGCCGAACCGGTCAACGTCACCGACGCCCTCGCCCGCTTCACCGACGTCTACAGCCCGCGCATCGTGGCCCGGGTCAACGACTACGACGTCCGGATCGCGCACACCCTCGGTGAGCACGTGTGGCACACCCACGAGCACACCGACGAGTTCTTCCTCGTCCTCGACGGCCGCTTCGACGTCGCCGTCCGGCAGCCCGACGGCTCGGAGGTGACCGTGCACCTGCAGCGCGGGGACACCTACGTGGTGCCGAAGGGCGTCGAGCACAAGCCCTCGTCGACCGGCGGGTCGATCCTGATGTTCGAGCCCACCGGCACCGTGACCACCGGCGACGACGAGGGCGTCGCGATCCCCGAGCACGTCGACCGCACCGTGGGCCGCCCGCTCTGAGCCGCCTCGGGGGCGACTCGTACCGTCGGCGGCGTGACGATCCCGCTGCGCCCCGGCGCCGGCCGCGCCGCCCGGCCGGCCGCGCGCGCTCCCGGCCCCGACCCGCTGGCACCGCTGCTGGACCTGCCCGGCGTCCGGGACGCGGCGGAGTCGGCGCGCGCCGCCGTCGACCGGCTGCTGGCCCACCGGCTGATGCGCAACCGCTCGGCCGAGGTGAGCACCGAGTCGGCGCTGCGCGGCGCCCGGGCGTCCGCGGCGCTCGAGGGGGTCGATGTGCCGCTCGCCGACCTGCGGGCCGGCGCGTTCGACCACCCGGTCCTGCAGGGCTCGCTGCGCGTCTCCGCCGGCCTGGGCGCGACGGTCGAGACCTGGGAGCGGGCGCCGGGGCAGGTGCTCGCCCGGTTGCACGTCCTCGCGGCTACCGATCTGGCCGATCGTGAGGCGCTGGGCCGGCCCGCGGCCGGCGCCGGGCCGCGGCTGACCGGGCTGTTCTCGCTGGTCACCGCGGGCAGCACCGTCCCCGCGGTGCTCGTCGCCGCCGTCGTGCACGGGGAGCTGGCCGCGCTCGCTCCCTTCGGCACCCAGGACGGCGTGGTGGCGCGCGCGGCCGGCCGGTTGACCGGCATCACCCGGGGGCTGGACCCGAAGGCGGTCTCGGTGCCCGAGGTGGGCTTCGTCGAGCTGGGCGCGCCGGCGTACGCCGCCGCGGTGGAGGGCTACCGGTCCGGCGGCCCGGACGGCGTCGCCGGCTGGCTGGTGCACTGCTGCCGGGCCACCGAACTCGGGGCCGCCGAGGGGCTGGCGATCGCGGAGAGCCTGCTCCGCGGCTGAGCGGGCGGCGGGACTGCGGCGACCGCGCCGGGCGTCGAGACTGGGTCCATGCGATCTCTCGAGGTGGACGGTCTGGGGCAGGTCAGCCGGATCGGGCTGGGCACGTGGCAGTTCGGCTCACGGGAGTGGGGCTACGGCGGGGACTACGCCGGCGGCACCGCCGGCCGGATCGTGCAGCGCGCGCTGGAGCTCGGCGTCACCTTCTTCGACACCGCCGAGGTGTACGGCTTCGGCAAGAGCGAGCGGATCCTGGCCGAGGCGCTCGGCGACCGCCGGTCCGACGTCGTGGTGGCCAGCAAGCTCTTCCCGGTGGCGCCGTTCCCGCCGGTGGTGCGCAACCGGGCGTCCGGCAGTGCCTCCCGCCTCCAGCTGGACCGCATCCCGCTCTACCAGGTGCACCAGCCCAACCCGCTGGTGCCCGACTCGGTGATCATGCCCGGGCTGCGGACCCTGCAGGAGGAGGGCCGGGTCGGCGCGGTGGGGGTCTCCAACTACTCGCTGGAGCGGTGGCAGGCCGCCGACCGCGCGCTCGGCTCCCCGGTGGTCAGCAACCAGGTGCAGTTCTCCCTGGCGCACGCCGGGCCGCTGGCGGACCTGGTGCCCTTCGCCGAGCGGGAGGACCGGGTGGTCATCGCCTACAGCCCGCTGGCCCAGGGGCTGCTCGGGGGCAGGTACTCGGCCGACCACCGCCCCGGCGGCGTGCGGGCGGCGAACCCGTTGTTCGGCACCGAGAACCTCCACCGGGCCGAGCCGCTGCTCGACGTCCTGCGCGAGGTCGCGGCCGCGCACGACGCCCGGCCGGCGCAGGTGGCCCTGGCCTGGCTGATCGCCCAGCCGCGGGTCGTGGTCATCCCCGGTGCGTCCAGCGTCGAGCAGCTGGAGGCCAACGTGGCGGCCGCCGAGCTGGAGCTGGCGGCCGACGAGGTCACCGCGCTCACCGACGCCGCCCGTGCGTTCCGGCCGGTCTCCGGCGTGCGCACCGTCACCGACACGGTGCGGGAGAAGGTCGACCAGCTGCGGGAGCGGTTCGCCGGCTGATCCGGCGGTTCCCCGCCGGCGGTCAGGCGCCGCGGCGCCGGCCGCGGCCGTCCGGCGGGGGCACCACCGGCAGGGCGGTCTCGCCGGGGGAGAGGGCGCGCAGCGCCCGCCGGCGGGCGTACCAGGCCAGCCCGGCCACGGCGGCGCCGACGCCCACCCCGACGCCGGTCACGACCGGCGTCCGCCCGCCGAACCGCGAGCGCAGCGTCACCGGGCGGGTGAACTCCAGCACCGGCCAGCCGCGCTCGACCGCGGCCCGGCGCAGGCCCCGGTCGGGGTTGACCGCGGTCGGGTGGCCGACCGCGGACAGCATCGGCAGGTCGGTGACCGAGTCGCTGTAGGCGAAGCAGTCGGCGAGGTCCCAGCCCTGCTCGGCCGCGAGCTCCCGCATCGCCACGGCCTTGTTCTCGCCGTAGGCGTAGAAGTCGATCTCGCCGGTGTACTTCCCGTCGACGGTCACCATCCGGGTGGCCACCACCCGGTCCACGCCGAGCATCTCGCCGATCGGCTCGACCATCTCGGCTCCGCTGCTGGAGACGATGACGATCTCCCGGCCCGCGGCCCGGTGCGCCTCGATCACGTCGGCGGCCTCGGCGTAGATCAGCGGGTCGACGATCTCGTGGAGCGTCTCACGGACGATCTCGTGCACCGCGGCGACGTCCCAGCCGGTGGTCATCGCGGTGATCTGGCGGCGCATCCGCTCCATCTGGTCGGCGTCGGCGCCGGCGAGGGAGAAGACGAACTGCGCGTAGGCGCCCTTGAGCACGGCCCGGCGGTTGATCAGCCCACCCTGGAAGAACGGTCGTCCGAAGGCCAGGGTGCTGGACTTCGCGATGACCGTCTTGTCCAGGTCGAAGAACGCCGCAGCGCGGGTCACATCCCACACGGTAAGGGGATCGGCAGCCCGGTTGTCCAGGTGCACCGCCGTCCACACCCCGAGGGGTCATCCACAGTTCGCCGTCCCGCCTTCCGATCCGGCGCCGGTGCCGATGCGCTGGTCGGGTGCCCGTCGCCCCGCGCCGCACCGGCGCCCTCCCGTCCGACTGCCGTCCCCTCGTCGCCAGCACCGACGAGGCCCTCCTCGACGACCTGCTGGGGCTGCTCGCCGCCGCCGGTGCCACCGCGGAGCTGACCACCGGAGGTCCGGCGCTGCGCCGCGCCGCCCGCGACGCGCCGCTGGTGCTCGTGGGCGCCGACCTGCTGCGCAGCGCCCCGGTCCGCACGCTGCCCCGCCGGCCCGGGGTGCTCGTGGTCACCGGCAGCGAACCCGCGCCGGAGGTCTGGGCCGCGGCGGTGGAGCTGGGGGCCGAGCGGGTCGTGGTGCTGCCCCGCGACGAGGCGTGGCTGCTGGAACGGGCCGCGGCGGCGGTCCGCGCCCCCGCGCGGCCGGGCTGGCTGGCCGTCGTCGGCGGCGCCTGCGGTGGTGCCGGGGCGAGCACGCTGGCGACCGCGCTCGCGGTCGCCGCCCGGGCCGCCGGCGTCGGCGAGGTGCTGCTGGTCGACGGCGACGGCCGGGCCGCAGGGCTCGACCTGCTGCTGGGCGCCGAGCACGCGCCGGGGCTGCGCTGGCCCGAGCTGTCCGGCCTCAGCGGCCGGGTGTCCGGCGCGGCGCTCGTGGCCGCGCTGCCGGAGGCCCATGGCGTGGCGGTCCTGTCCGCCTCCCGCGACCAGCCGCAGCCGGTGCCCGCCGACGCGCTGCTGGCCGTGGCCCGCGGGTCACGGGACAGCGGCCTGGGCGTCGTGGTCGACCTGCCCGCGCACGGCGAGGCCGCCGAGGAGGTGCTGGCCGCCGCCGACCTCGCCGTCCTCGTCGTGCCCGCCCGGATCCGAGCCGCGGCCGCCGCCCGGCCGCTGCTGGCGTCACCGGCCGGCGCCTGGTCCGCGGCGGTGCTGGTCAGCCGGCCGGTGCCCGGTGGGCTCAGCCGCGCCGACGTCGCCCACCTGGTGGGCCGCCCGGTCTTCGCCGAGCTGGCCGCCGACCGCGCGGCCGTGGTGCGCAGCGAACGCGGCGAGCCACCCGCCGTCGGCGCGCGGGCCCCGCTGGGGCTGGTCAGCCGCCAGCTGCTCGGCCGGCTGCCCGGGCGGGCGGCATGACCGGCGCCCCGGTCACCCCGCTCATCGACCGGGTCCGCTCCCGGCTGGCCAGTGCCCCGGGGGCCGGCGTCCCCGGGGCCGCGACCGTCGCCGCGCTGGTCCGGGAGGAGAGCGGCGGCCTGCTCGGCGACCGGGCGGTGCTGGACGCCGTCCGGCTGGCCACCGACGAGCTGGCCGGCGCGGGGGTGCTCGAGCCGCTGCTGCGCCGGCCCGGGGTCACCGACGTGCTGGTCAACGGGCCGGACGAGGTCTGGGTCGACTGCGGGAGCGGCCTGGAGCGGGCCGACGTCCGGTTCCCCGACGAGGCGGCCGTGCGGCGGCTCGCCGTCCGGCTCGCGGCGTCGGCCGGCCGGCGGCTGGACGACGCCGCGCCGTGGGTGGACGCCGGCCTGCCCGACGGCACCCGGCTGCACGCGGTGCTGGCGCCCGTCGCGGCCGGGAGCACGTGCCTGTCCCTGCGGGTGCTGCGGCGGGCCGCGCTGTCCTGGGCCGACCTGCTGGCGCGCGGGCCTTCCCGGGGCGTCCGCCGACCTGCTGCGCGCGGCGGTGCGCCGCCGGCCGGCCTTCCTGGTCACCGGCGGCACGGGCACCGGCAAGACCACGGTCCTCTCGGCGCTGCTCGGGCTGGTCGACCCCGCCGAGCGGCTGGTGCTCTGCGAGGACGCACCCGAGCTCGACCCCCGCCACCCGCACGTCGTCCGCCTGCTCACCCGGCCGCCCAACGTCGAGGGCGCCGGCGCGGTCACCCTGCGCGACCTGGTACGGCAGGCGCTGCGGATGCGCCCCGACCGGCTGGTCGTCGGCGAGGTGCGCGGCGGTGAGGTGGTCGACCTGCTGGCGGCGCTCAACACCGGTCACGACGGCGGCTGCGGCACGGTGCACGTCAACCGGGCCGCCGACCTGCCCGCCCGGCTGGAGGCGCTGGGCAGCACCGCGGGGTTGGACCGGGCGGCGGTGCACAGCCAGGCCGCGGCCGCGCTCGGACTGGTCGTCCACCTGCGCCGCGGGCCGGGCGGGCGGTCGGTGGACGAGCTCGCCGTCGTCCGCCGCCGGGGCGACCTGATCGAGGTGGCGCCGGGCTGGCGGGCCGACGGCGGGGAGTGCCCCGCACGGGCGGAGCTGGCCGGGCTGCTCGACTGCCGGGTGCCCGGATGAGCGCGCCGGCCCTGCTGTGCCTGGCGCTCGCGCTGCTGGCCTGGCCGGTGGCGCCGGGCGCGGCCCAGCGGCTGCGGCCGACCGGGCAGCCGTCCGGGCACCGTCCCCGGCCCGGCACGGCGATGCACCGGTGGGCCCTGCGGTCCGGTCCCGCGACGGCGGCGCTCGTGGCCGGGCTGCTGCTGTCCACGCCCGTGGTCGCCGTCCTGGCCGCGGTCTGCGCCGCTGCCGGCGCGCGGGTGGTGCGTGCCCGGGCCGAGACCGTCGCCGAGGACCGCCGCACCCGCGCGCTGGCCGAGGCCCTGGGCGTGCTGGTCGCCGAGGTCCGGTCCGGCCGGCCGCTGGCCGAGGCGGCCGGCGCGGCGGCGGCCGGCTGTCCGGACCCGGCCACGGCGCGGGTGCTCGTGCCGGTGCTCCGGCTCGGCGAGGCGCCACAGGTCCGGCCGCGCGACCCGCTCGGTCCGGCGCTGGTCCGGCTCGCGGCCGCCGTCCGGCTCAGCGGCGCGACCGGGTGCTCCCTCGCGGCGGTGGTGGGCGCGGTGGAGGACGACCTGCGGGCCCGGTTGCGCACGGCGGCCGAGCTCCGGTCCGCGGTCGCCGGGCCGCGGGCCAGCGCGACCGTGCTGGCGGGCCTGCCGGTGTTCGGGCTGCTCATGGGCGCCGGTGTGGGGGCCGATCCGTGGCGGGTGCTGACCACCACCACGCCGGGGACCGTGCTGCTCGTGCTGGGTGTGGGGCTGGAGCTGGCCGGGTTGGCCTGGTCGGCCCGGCTGGTCGGCCGGGTGGTCCGCGGGTGAGCGCAGCCCTGGCCGCGTCGGCGCTCGCGGCCGCGCTGCTGCTCTGGGTGCCGCCCGACGCCGCCCGTCGGGCCCGCGTCCGGTCGCTGGCCGGGCCGCGCCGGGACCGGTCGGCCGGCTGCGCCGGGTGACCGGGGGACCGCCGGGCCCGGTGCGACGGCGGGTCGAGGCGGCCGCCGGTGCGCTGGCGGTGTTCGCGCTGCTCGGCGGCGGCGTCCTCGGCACGGTCGCGGCGATGGCCGGCGGCGTGGCGCTGGACCGGGTGCTGCGTCGCGCCGGCGATGAGCCGGAGCGCGCCGGTGCCGCCCAGGTGCACGCCGACCTGCCGGTCGCCTGCGACCTGCTGGCCGTCTGCCTCGCTGCGGGCACCCCGGTGGGGGAGGCGCTGGCCGCGGTCGCCGGGTCGGTGCCCGGCCCGCTGGGCGACCGGCTGGGGCAGGTGGCGGCGCTGTACCGGCTCGGCGCGACGCCGCAGCGGGCCTGGGCCGGGGCCGGGCCGCCGGTCGACGCGCTCGCCCGGGTGGTGGTGCGTGCCGGGGAGTCCGGCTCGTCGGTGGTGCCCGCGCTGGCGCGGCTGGCCGTCGACCTCCGCGGGGACGAGCGGGTGCGGGTCGACGCCGCCGTCCGGCGGGCCGGGGTGTGGGTGCTCGCCCCGCTGGGGCTCTGCTTCCTGCCCGCGTTCCTCTGCCTCGGCGTCGTCCCGCTGGTGCTGGGGATCGCGAGTGACGTCTTCGGCTGAGCGCGTCTTCGGCTAGGGCACATCTAACCCCCGGCTCGCCGGCCGGTGTCCACAGCCCGAGCCGCTCTCCACAACTCCGCGGACTCCCTGGGCGGCGGCCGGCGGCGCCGGGAGGGTCGGGTCCGCGGGCCGAAGGACGGCCTGCGGAAGGGAGCGAGATGACCGGGCAGGACAGGGGACGACAGGACGGCGGGGGACGCCGCAGCGGACGGGTGGCGACGGCGCTGCGCCGGCGCTGGGCGGCGGTGCGCCGGTCCGGCGAGGAGGGGATGAGCACCGCGGAGTACGCCGTCGGCACGGTCGCGGCCTGCGCGTTCGCCGCGGTGCTCTACCAGGTGGTCACCGGTGGCTCGGTCGTGGCGGCGCTGGGCGACCTGGTGCAGCGTGCGCTGGCGACGCTGTCCTGACCGCCGTGCGCGCCGCCCGGTCCGGCTCGGAGGACGGCATGGTGACCGCGGAGACCGCGGTCGTGCTCCCGGTGCTGCTGGTCGTGCTGGCCGGTGCGGTCGCCGCGGTGGTCGTGGTCGCCGCTCAGCTGCGCTGCGTCGACGCCGCCCGGGAAGGGGCCCGGGCGGCGGCGCGCGGGGAACCGGCGGCCGTGGTGGAGCGGGTCGCCGGCGCTGCGGGCCCGGACGGCGCTGTGGTCAGCCAGGGGAGCAGCGGCGACACGGTGACCGTGACGGTGGCCGCGGTGGTCGCGCCGCTGGGGCCGGTGCCGTGGCGGGTGACGGTCACCGCGACGGCCACCGCCGTGGTCGAACCCGCGGCCCGGGGGAGCGGGCGGTGAGGCGCCCGGACGGCGAGGCGGAACGGGGGTCGGCCACGGTCTGGGTGGTGGCGCTGGCCGGACTGGTGGCGGCGGTGGGGATGGCCGCGGTGCTCGTCGGCGCGGCGGTCGTCGCCCGGCACCGGGCCACCGCGGCGGCCGACCTGGCGGCGCTGGCCGCGGCCGGCGCCGCGGTGCAGGGCGACCCGGCGGCGTGCGCCGTCGCCAGCGAGGTGGCGGTCGCGAACGGTGCCGCGGTCACCTCGTGCACGGTCGGCGCCGGGGCGGTGGTGGAGCTGCACGTCCGGGTGCCGGTCCGGCTCGGCCCGCTCGGCGTGGTCGACGCCGACGGGCGCGCCCGCGCCGGGCCGGTGGCGCCGGAGCCGCCCGGATCAGGAGGCGAGGGATCAGGAGGCGAGGGATCAGGAGGCGAGGGATCAGGAGGCGAGGGCTCAGAAGACGAGGTCGTCGGGGTCGGGCGCCTGCCGGGCGTCGTCGGCCGGCTCGGCGGTCTCCTGGGTGACGGTGGTGGCGAAGGGGGCCGGCGGCCGGGTGACCGCCACGTCCTCGGCGGGCAGCTCCGGGGCGGCGGCGAGCTCGTCGAGGACCACGTCGAGCACGCGGACCGCGCCCCGCTTGTCCAGCGGGTCGTTGCCGTTGCCGCACTTGGGCGACTGCACGCACGAGGGGCAGCCGGACTCGCACTCGCAGCTGGCCACCGTGGCCCGGGTGGCCTGCAGCCACTCCCGCAGCACCGCGTAGCCGCGCTCGGCGAAACCGGCCCCGCCGGGGTGGCCGTCGTAGACGACGATCGTGGCCGCGCCGGTGTCCGGGTGCAGCGCGGTGGAGATGCCGCCGAGGTCCCAGCGGTCGCAGGTGGCCAGCAGCGGCAGGATGCCGATCGAGGCGTGCTCGGCGGCGTGCAGCGAGCCGGGCAGCGCGGCGTCGTCGACGTCGGCGCGGCCCACGGCCCGTTCGTCCAGGGTCAGCCAGACGGCCCGGGTGCGCAGCTGCCGGGGCGGCAGGTCGAGCGGGAACTCCGCCAGCACCTCGCCGGTGCCCAGCCGCCGGCGCTGGTAGGCCACCACCTGGTTGGTCACGTCGACCACGCCGGTGTGCGCGGTCACCGCGCCCAGCCGCCGGGTGCGCTCGATCGAGACGATCGACAGGTCCACGGTGTCCCGGGCGACCGTCGTCCACTCCGGGCTCTCCGCGTGCACGACCGCGCAGGCGTCCTCGTCGTCGAACTCGTCGACCACGAAGGTGTCCCCGCGGTGCACGTACAGCGCGCCGGTGTGCACCGTGGCGTGCGAGGCGTCGCCGTCGACGGTGCCCAGCAGCCGCCCGGTGTCCCGCTCGATGATCGACACCGGCGCCGCGCCGCTGCCCCGGATGTCGACGTCGGGCCGCCCCCGCCCGGCCCAGTACCAGCCGGTCGGGCGGGCCCGCAGCTGCCCGGCGGCGACCAGCTCGGCGACCTGCGCCTCGGCCACCGGGCCGCCGAAGTCGGCCAGCTCCTCGGGGCGCAGCGGCAGCTCGGCCGCCGCGCAGCACAGCTGCGGGCCGAGCACGTAGGGGTTGGCGGGGTCGGTGACGGTCGCCTCGACCGGCCGCCCGAACACCGCCCGCGGGTGGTGGGCCAGGTAGTGGTCCAGCGGGTCGTCGCGGGCGACGAAGACGACCAGCGACTCCCGCTGCGCCCGCCCGGCCCGGCCGGCCTGCTGCCACATCGACGCCAGGGTGCCCGGGTAGCCGGCCAGCACGACCGCGTCCAGGCCGGCGATGTCGATGCCCAGCTCCAGCGCGTTCGTGGTCGCGACGCCGAGCAGCTGGCCGGTGGACAGCGCCCGCTCCAGCTCCCGCCGCTCCTCGGGCAGGTAGCCGCCGCGGTAGGAGTCGACCTTGGCGGCCAGGTCCGACCGCCCGCGCGAGCGCAGGATCGCCCGGGCCTGCTCGGCCACGTTCTCCGCGCCGCGCCGCGAGCGGACGAAGGCCAGCGTCCGGGCGTCCCGCTGGACCAGGTCGGCGAGCAGGCCCGCGGCGTCCGCGGCCGCCGACCGGCGCAGCGGTGCGCCGTGCTCGCCGGTCCGCTCGGTCAGCGGCGGCTCCCACAACGCGAACGTGGCGCCCGGCCGGGGGGAGCCGTCCTCGGTCACCGCCGTCACCTCGGCGCCGACCAGCCGGGTGGCGGCCGCGGCGGGGTCGGCCACGGTCGCCGAGGCCAGCACGAACACCGGCTCCGCGCCGTAGCGGCGGCAGACCCGCCGCAGCCGGCGCAGCACGTGCCCGACGTGCGAGCCGAAGACGCCGCGGTAGGCGTGGCACTCGTCGATGACGACGTAGGCGACGCGGCGCAGCGTGCTGGACCACTTCTGGTGTGCCGGCAGGATCCCGCGGTGCAGCATGTCCGGGTTGGTGACGATCCACCGCGAGTGCCGCCGCACCCACTCCCGCTCCTCGGCCGGGGTGTCGCCGTCGTAGGCGGTCGGGCGCACCGAGGGGCCGGCCAGCGCCGCCACCGAGGCCAGCTGGTCGCGGGCCAGCGCCTTCGTGGGGGCGAGGTAGAGCACGCAGGCCCGGTCGTCCTCGGCCAGCGCGGTGAGCGCCGGCAGCTGGTAGGCCAGCGACTTGCCCGAGGCGGTCCCGGTCGCGACGACGACGTGCGCGCCGCCGCGGGCCAGCTCGGCGGCGGCCACCTGGTGGCTGAAGGGCGCGACGACCCCGCGGGCGGTCAGCCGGTCGCGCAGCTCCGCGCCCACCCAGTCCGGCCACGCCGCCACCCGGCTGGGACGGGCGGCGAGCCGGTGCACGTGGGTGACCGGGTCCTCGTCCTCCGCCGTGCCGGCCAGCAGCGACTCCAGCAGCTCGTCACCGGGCAGCGCCCGGGGTTCGGCGCCGGCGTCCACGACGGGCCGGGCGGGGTGGAGCGAGGTCACGCCTCCCACTGTCACACCGGCGCGCAACCCGCCTCCGCGCCGACCGGGTCGGACAGCGCGGAGTGTGCAGCAGATCACAGAAGTGGTGGCGGAAGAGACCCGGCTACGGCACAGTGCGTCCCACGCCGGGACCCGCCGGGCGCCAGCCCGGGGTGGCCGGACGGTGCGCGCCCACCCTGCCGCGGAGGCCCCGATGCCCGACGCCGACCTGTCCGGAGGAGACCTCGCCCTGGTGGCGGTCGTGCTCCTCGTCTCCCTCGCCGCGCTGGGCTTCGCCGCCTGGCTGGTCCGCGCGGTGCTCGCCGCCGACCAGGGCACGGCGTCGATGCAGGAGATCGCCGCGGCGATCCAGGAGGGGGCGGGGGCCTTCCTGCGTCGCCAGTTCCGCACGCTGGCGGTCTTCGCCGTCATCGTCTTCCTGCTGTTGCTGCTGCTGCCGGTCACCGACGGCGGGCTGGGCACCCGGGTGGGCCGGGCGGTGTTCTTCCTGGTGGGCGCCGGCTTCTCGGCCAGCGTCGGCTTCATCGGCATGACCCTGGCGACCCGGGGCAACGTGCGGGTCGCCGCGGCCGCCGCCGCCGGCGGGCACCGTCCCGCGTTCCGGATCGCCTACCGCACCGGCGGCGTCGTCGGGATGATCACCGTGGGGCTGGGCCTGTTCGGTGCGGCGCTGGCGCTGCTGCTGTTCCAGGAGACCGCCCCGGTGGTGCTCGAGGGCTTCGGCTTCGGTGGCGCGCTGCTGGCCATGTTCATGCGCGTCGGTGGCGGCATCTTCACCAAGGCCGCCGACGTCGGCGCCGACCTGGTCGGCAAGGTGGAGGCCGGCATCCCCGAGGACGACCCGCGCAACGCCGCCACCATCGCGGACAACGTGGGCGACAACGTCGGTGACTGCGCGGGCATGGCCGCGGACCTGTTCGAGTCCTACGCGGTCACGCTGGTCGCCGCGCTCATCCTCGGCCAGGTCTTCCTCGGCCCCGTCGGGATGGTCTTCCCGCTGGTGGTCGCCGCGATCGGGGTGGTCGCCTCCATGGTCGGCATCCTGGCCAGCAACCCCCGCGGCGGCGACCGGTCCTGGATGGCGCCGGTCAACCGCGGGTTCTTCACCTCCGCGGCCGTCTCGCTCGCGCTGGTGGCGGTCGCCTCGTTCACGGTGCTGCCGGCGCTGTCCGGCGGGCTGGACGTACCGGTCAGCCCGCAGGTGCTCGGCTTCCTGTCGGTGCTGGTCGGGATCGTGCTGGCCGCCGCGATCCAGCAGCTCACCGGGTACTTCACCGAGACCTCCCGGCGCCCGGTGAAGGACGTCGGCCGCAGCTCGCTGACCGGCCCGGCCACCGTCATCCTCTCCGGCATCTCCCTCGGCCTGGAGTCGGCGGTCTACGCGGCGCTGCTGATCGGCGCGGCGGTCTACGGGGCGTTCCTCATCGGCGGGGCGGCCGCGCTCTACGCCGTCGCGCTGGCCGGCTGCGGGCTGCTCACCACCGCCGGCGTCATCGTCTCGATGGACACCTTCGGGCCGGTCAGCGACAACGCACAGGGCATCGCCGAGATGTCCGGCGACATCGACGACGACGGTGCCCAGGTGCTCACCGACCTCGACGCCGTGGGCAACACCACCAAGGCCATCACCAAGGGGATCGCGATCGCCACCGCGGTGCTGGCCGCCACCGCGCTGTTCGGCTCCTACAACGCGAGCATCGGTGATGCGCTGGACGACGCCGGCGCCGCGCTGGGGGACGCCTTCACCCTGGTCTCGCCGAACAACGTCGTCGGGGCGGTCATCGGCGCCGCCGTTGTCTTCCTCTTCTCCGGACTGGCGATCAACGCCGTCTCCCGCGCGGCCGGGCGGGTGGTGTTCGAGGTGCGCGAGCAGTTCCGCACCCATCCCGGGATCATGGCCGGCACCGAGCGCCCGGACTACGGCCGCGTGGTCGACATCTGCACCCGCGACTCGCTGCGCGAGCTGACCACCCCCGGGCTGCTCGCGGTGCTCGCGCCGGTCGCCGTCGGCTTCGGCCTCGGGTTCGGCCCGCTGGCCGCCTACCTGGTCGGCGCGATCGCCACCGGCACGCTGATGGCCGTCTTCCTGGCCAACTCCGGCGGCGCGTGGGACAACGCCAAGAAGATGGTGGAGGACGGCGCCCACGGCGGGAAGGGCAGCCCGGCGCACGCGGCCACGGTCATCGGTGACACCGTCGGCGACCCGTTCAAGGACACCGCCGGGCCGGCGATCAACCCGCTGATCAAGGTGATGAACCTGGTGGCCCTGCTGATCGCCCCCGCGGTCGTCGCCCTCTCGGTCGGGGAGGACCAGAACACCACCGTGCGGGTGTCCATCGCGCTGGGCGCCACCCTGGTCATCGTCGCCGCCGTGGTGGTCAGCAAGCGCCGCTCCGTCGTCGTCGGCGGGGAGAGCGACACCGCCGCGCCCACGCTGAGCGCCAGCGCCCCCTGATCCCGCACCCCGATCGCGCACCCGCCTGACCCGGCGCCGCTGTGGACGACGCCGGTCGGTGTGGACGACGGCGCACGCGGCGGCCCCGCCGCCGCCCAGCATCGTCTCGCCGGCCCCACCCGGGGGCCGCACGAGCGAGGGAGGGCTGCGTGTCCGGACTGGTCTCCGTCCAGCTGGCGGCGCTCGGGCAGCTCCGCGTCGAGCTGGCCGCGCTGGGCCGGGAGCTCGCGGACGACGCCGACCTGAGCCGCGCCACCGGCTCGTCGCTGGGCAGCGCGCTGCCCGGGCCGGTCGGGGTCGCCGCGGCGGGTGCCGGCGGCCGGTGCGCAGAGCTGACCGGCGCGCTCGCCGACCGGACGGCGGCGGTTGCC from Modestobacter roseus encodes the following:
- a CDS encoding type II secretion system F family protein codes for the protein MSAPALLCLALALLAWPVAPGAAQRLRPTGQPSGHRPRPGTAMHRWALRSGPATAALVAGLLLSTPVVAVLAAVCAAAGARVVRARAETVAEDRRTRALAEALGVLVAEVRSGRPLAEAAGAAAAGCPDPATARVLVPVLRLGEAPQVRPRDPLGPALVRLAAAVRLSGATGCSLAAVVGAVEDDLRARLRTAAELRSAVAGPRASATVLAGLPVFGLLMGAGVGADPWRVLTTTTPGTVLLVLGVGLELAGLAWSARLVGRVVRG
- the ssd gene encoding septum site-determining protein Ssd, translating into MPVAPRRTGALPSDCRPLVASTDEALLDDLLGLLAAAGATAELTTGGPALRRAARDAPLVLVGADLLRSAPVRTLPRRPGVLVVTGSEPAPEVWAAAVELGAERVVVLPRDEAWLLERAAAAVRAPARPGWLAVVGGACGGAGASTLATALAVAARAAGVGEVLLVDGDGRAAGLDLLLGAEHAPGLRWPELSGLSGRVSGAALVAALPEAHGVAVLSASRDQPQPVPADALLAVARGSRDSGLGVVVDLPAHGEAAEEVLAAADLAVLVVPARIRAAAAARPLLASPAGAWSAAVLVSRPVPGGLSRADVAHLVGRPVFAELAADRAAVVRSERGEPPAVGARAPLGLVSRQLLGRLPGRAA
- a CDS encoding ATPase, T2SS/T4P/T4SS family; amino-acid sequence: MRRRPAFLVTGGTGTGKTTVLSALLGLVDPAERLVLCEDAPELDPRHPHVVRLLTRPPNVEGAGAVTLRDLVRQALRMRPDRLVVGEVRGGEVVDLLAALNTGHDGGCGTVHVNRAADLPARLEALGSTAGLDRAAVHSQAAAALGLVVHLRRGPGGRSVDELAVVRRRGDLIEVAPGWRADGGECPARAELAGLLDCRVPG
- a CDS encoding aldo/keto reductase, producing the protein MRSLEVDGLGQVSRIGLGTWQFGSREWGYGGDYAGGTAGRIVQRALELGVTFFDTAEVYGFGKSERILAEALGDRRSDVVVASKLFPVAPFPPVVRNRASGSASRLQLDRIPLYQVHQPNPLVPDSVIMPGLRTLQEEGRVGAVGVSNYSLERWQAADRALGSPVVSNQVQFSLAHAGPLADLVPFAEREDRVVIAYSPLAQGLLGGRYSADHRPGGVRAANPLFGTENLHRAEPLLDVLREVAAAHDARPAQVALAWLIAQPRVVVIPGASSVEQLEANVAAAELELAADEVTALTDAARAFRPVSGVRTVTDTVREKVDQLRERFAG
- a CDS encoding type II secretion system F family protein; the protein is MTGGPPGPVRRRVEAAAGALAVFALLGGGVLGTVAAMAGGVALDRVLRRAGDEPERAGAAQVHADLPVACDLLAVCLAAGTPVGEALAAVAGSVPGPLGDRLGQVAALYRLGATPQRAWAGAGPPVDALARVVVRAGESGSSVVPALARLAVDLRGDERVRVDAAVRRAGVWVLAPLGLCFLPAFLCLGVVPLVLGIASDVFG
- a CDS encoding oxidoreductase, whose translation is MTIPLRPGAGRAARPAARAPGPDPLAPLLDLPGVRDAAESARAAVDRLLAHRLMRNRSAEVSTESALRGARASAALEGVDVPLADLRAGAFDHPVLQGSLRVSAGLGATVETWERAPGQVLARLHVLAATDLADREALGRPAAGAGPRLTGLFSLVTAGSTVPAVLVAAVVHGELAALAPFGTQDGVVARAAGRLTGITRGLDPKAVSVPEVGFVELGAPAYAAAVEGYRSGGPDGVAGWLVHCCRATELGAAEGLAIAESLLRG
- a CDS encoding cupin domain-containing protein, which gives rise to MTPAEPVNVTDALARFTDVYSPRIVARVNDYDVRIAHTLGEHVWHTHEHTDEFFLVLDGRFDVAVRQPDGSEVTVHLQRGDTYVVPKGVEHKPSSTGGSILMFEPTGTVTTGDDEGVAIPEHVDRTVGRPL
- a CDS encoding HAD family hydrolase, which gives rise to MTRAAAFFDLDKTVIAKSSTLAFGRPFFQGGLINRRAVLKGAYAQFVFSLAGADADQMERMRRQITAMTTGWDVAAVHEIVRETLHEIVDPLIYAEAADVIEAHRAAGREIVIVSSSGAEMVEPIGEMLGVDRVVATRMVTVDGKYTGEIDFYAYGENKAVAMRELAAEQGWDLADCFAYSDSVTDLPMLSAVGHPTAVNPDRGLRRAAVERGWPVLEFTRPVTLRSRFGGRTPVVTGVGVGVGAAVAGLAWYARRRALRALSPGETALPVVPPPDGRGRRRGA